In one Oscillospiraceae bacterium genomic region, the following are encoded:
- the yjmD gene encoding putative zinc-type alcohol dehydrogenase-like protein YjmD, giving the protein MRAAKLVAPCHIEVQEVPRSPAPGPEEVSIQVKAVGICGTDVHIFQGHRDDVALPRVMGHELSGVVVSTGRDVRCLQEGDRVVLDPVFSCGACAVCASGHENVCSQVQCFGVQMDGGFQDFIQVPAHRVHKLPEGISFEEGALAEPYSVAANIFSRVSAAPEDRLVIIGAGTIGLALLQAARGLGCQVLMADIVDSKLQKALEFGAAQTVNTAREDLHACVDAFAPGGADIVVDAVGIHQFFELSADLAAPVGRIAVIGFDGADAHIPPVKITKKELTIVGSRMNCHKFPTVMQWLAEGRLDPGKMITGVYPVEQIQAAFEHTIADNEHCVKTIITF; this is encoded by the coding sequence ATGAGAGCGGCCAAGCTGGTAGCCCCCTGCCACATTGAGGTACAGGAGGTACCCCGCTCCCCCGCCCCCGGTCCGGAAGAGGTGTCCATCCAGGTTAAGGCTGTGGGCATCTGCGGCACCGACGTACATATCTTCCAGGGGCATCGGGACGACGTGGCCCTGCCCCGCGTCATGGGGCATGAGCTCTCCGGCGTCGTCGTCTCGACGGGGCGTGATGTCCGCTGCCTGCAAGAGGGCGACCGGGTGGTCCTGGACCCGGTCTTCTCCTGCGGAGCCTGCGCAGTGTGCGCAAGCGGGCACGAAAATGTCTGCTCACAGGTTCAGTGTTTCGGCGTACAGATGGACGGCGGCTTTCAGGATTTTATCCAGGTGCCCGCGCACAGGGTTCATAAGCTGCCGGAGGGGATCTCCTTTGAGGAAGGCGCGCTGGCGGAGCCCTACTCTGTTGCCGCCAACATCTTCTCCAGAGTATCCGCCGCGCCGGAGGACCGCCTAGTCATTATCGGTGCCGGGACCATCGGCCTTGCCCTGCTCCAGGCCGCCCGTGGACTTGGCTGCCAGGTGCTGATGGCGGATATTGTCGATTCCAAACTCCAGAAGGCACTGGAGTTCGGCGCGGCACAGACCGTCAACACCGCGCGTGAGGATCTGCATGCCTGCGTGGATGCCTTCGCCCCCGGCGGCGCGGATATTGTTGTCGACGCGGTGGGCATACACCAGTTCTTTGAGCTGTCCGCAGATCTGGCCGCCCCTGTGGGACGTATCGCAGTGATCGGTTTCGATGGAGCCGACGCACATATCCCGCCGGTTAAAATTACAAAAAAAGAACTGACCATCGTGGGTTCCCGTATGAATTGCCACAAATTTCCCACCGTGATGCAGTGGCTGGCGGAGGGCCGCCTGGACCCCGGGAAGATGATTACCGGCGTGTATCCTGTGGAACAAATTCAAGCTGCGTTTGAGCATACCATCGCGGACAACGAGCACTGTGTCAAAACCATTATTACATTTTAA
- a CDS encoding peptidase C45 gives MLIHLKGTPYEQGKAHGAATVDLIRKNIEAVRHIVIDQKKVNFDVYRKYVQLNADFIRHDRPDTYEELQGIAEGSGIPLRDIFLLNIQLFFVTESLPQDCTTIIAHGPATLDGKTYVVKNRDIGTYFHHVVLHREYPNGITTCEVDPAGTVLWPGSGINNFGLAVSTTSGNSPHKPLPNNTSHINVAINQNYLLQECRNVDDVIAYMEEKHKLNAFRLNVFGVDKERAVCIETTETGIAVVESEQGLLMRTNHFHSALQKQYNPPPGMYPSTYNRYRRGMEFLTQRRGTLRFQDLLQIASDHEGGSKGAICRHGGEDATTAYCSICVVEDQQLWTALGNPCRSLILSTI, from the coding sequence TTGCTGATACATCTCAAGGGCACACCTTACGAACAGGGCAAGGCCCACGGCGCAGCCACCGTGGATCTGATCCGCAAAAATATCGAGGCTGTCAGGCATATCGTCATCGACCAAAAAAAGGTCAATTTTGATGTCTACCGCAAATACGTCCAACTGAACGCTGATTTTATTCGGCATGACCGGCCCGACACGTACGAGGAGCTGCAGGGGATCGCGGAGGGCTCCGGTATCCCCCTGCGCGACATTTTCCTGTTGAATATCCAGCTCTTCTTTGTCACGGAGAGCCTGCCCCAGGATTGCACCACCATTATTGCCCACGGCCCGGCCACGTTGGACGGCAAAACCTATGTGGTCAAAAACCGGGACATCGGGACCTATTTCCACCACGTCGTGCTCCACCGGGAATACCCCAACGGGATCACCACCTGCGAAGTGGATCCCGCCGGTACCGTACTCTGGCCGGGCAGCGGCATCAACAACTTCGGTCTGGCCGTCTCAACCACCAGCGGCAACTCGCCCCACAAACCCCTGCCCAACAACACCAGCCACATCAACGTGGCGATTAATCAGAACTACTTGCTTCAGGAGTGCAGGAACGTAGACGACGTAATCGCCTACATGGAGGAGAAGCATAAGCTCAATGCCTTCCGTCTCAACGTGTTCGGCGTGGACAAGGAGCGGGCCGTATGTATTGAGACTACGGAGACCGGCATTGCGGTTGTCGAATCGGAGCAGGGCCTGCTCATGCGCACCAACCATTTCCACAGCGCGCTGCAGAAGCAGTACAATCCGCCCCCCGGGATGTACCCCTCCACCTACAACCGCTACCGCAGGGGCATGGAGTTCCTCACGCAGCGCCGGGGCACACTGCGCTTTCAGGACCTTTTGCAGATTGCCTCCGACCACGAGGGTGGCAGTAAAGGCGCTATCTGCCGCCACGGCGGCGAAGACGCCACCACGGCCTACTGCAGTATCTGTGTGGTTGAGGATCAGCAGCTTTGGACGGCGTTGGGCAACCCCTGCCGGTCGCTGATTCTCTCCACGATTTAA
- a CDS encoding octopine dehydrogenase, with product MKFAVIGIGKTGQAMAGYLMSRGHDVVLWDRRREKANTVKAVGLRVSGEVDGYFRPYATTDLAEAVGEADYVLVMTVAAGHLPVARGLSGSLRAGCRILILNGNWGALEFYDELHAELLEKSIVLAETGGMPLISDSDGIGTCVLKKIKNEMSLAAIPAGDAVPLAEELREVFPFLSPARNVVETSINNTNPILHAPIALLNISRIENGEDYTFYGDAASRLVLSYVERADRERIEIAQRAGAAGQSALEILNSFWPTQHDNLYDAVKGNDTYMAGKGPVDLNYRYITEDVPYGLAPVVRLGRALGVEAPYLEAVVRLYSLLFQRDFLQEGPSIEADLLEEAVQG from the coding sequence ATGAAATTTGCAGTAATAGGAATCGGAAAGACGGGACAGGCCATGGCCGGGTACCTGATGAGCCGTGGGCATGACGTGGTGCTGTGGGATCGCAGGCGTGAAAAGGCAAATACCGTAAAGGCGGTGGGGCTAAGGGTGTCCGGTGAAGTGGACGGCTATTTCCGCCCTTACGCCACCACCGATTTGGCGGAGGCCGTGGGGGAGGCCGATTATGTGCTGGTGATGACGGTGGCCGCAGGCCATCTGCCGGTTGCGCGCGGGCTCTCGGGCAGCCTCCGCGCCGGCTGCCGGATTCTAATCCTCAACGGCAACTGGGGCGCCCTGGAGTTTTATGACGAGCTACATGCGGAGCTGCTGGAAAAGAGCATCGTTCTGGCTGAAACCGGAGGAATGCCATTAATTAGCGACTCGGATGGGATCGGTACATGCGTACTCAAGAAAATCAAAAATGAAATGAGCCTGGCCGCGATTCCGGCCGGGGACGCCGTACCCCTGGCAGAGGAGCTGAGGGAGGTGTTCCCGTTCCTGAGTCCGGCCAGGAACGTGGTGGAGACATCCATCAACAACACCAACCCCATCCTGCATGCACCTATTGCACTGCTAAATATTTCTAGGATTGAAAACGGCGAGGACTATACCTTCTACGGCGACGCCGCCAGCAGATTGGTGCTTTCTTACGTAGAACGGGCCGACCGGGAGCGGATTGAGATTGCGCAACGGGCGGGCGCGGCGGGGCAGAGCGCGCTGGAGATCCTGAACAGCTTCTGGCCCACGCAGCACGATAACCTCTATGACGCGGTGAAGGGGAACGACACCTATATGGCGGGCAAGGGGCCGGTTGATCTGAATTACCGCTATATCACGGAAGACGTACCCTATGGGCTGGCCCCCGTCGTGCGGCTGGGCCGTGCCCTGGGGGTGGAGGCACCGTACCTGGAAGCCGTGGTGCGGCTCTACAGCCTGCTGTTTCAGCGGGATTTCCTTCAGGAGGGGCCGAGTATCGAGGCGGATCTTTTGGAGGAAGCAGTGCAAGGGTAG
- a CDS encoding ABC transporter substrate-binding protein has protein sequence MKKAHVPARIAATLLSFTLLAGCGPAATPGAADPASAQPGAQGEAPGAAKTTLTIGERQEIQGSIPYDLGTSTTSAFEKIYDALTERDASGAVIPSVAKSWEAESDTAWLFHLEEGIKFTDGEELNADAVCFTWEVLSTWDTGWGNINDLLTVIDSIEKVDDYTVRVNTIIPFGNLPLRMTMFRVLPPEYTKEVGVEGLREQPLGSGPYKYVEFSLGEHYSFTANPDHWRGEPAIKDITYVQIPDASARIMALEAGDVDLINDVPISQIEQLESKPGITVAAVPSTFTYFAQFNTYFNEALQDVRVRRALTMAVDVDQIIDKVFLGYAKKVNTPICSQAYDFYDPSIEREPYDPGAAKELLAEAGYADGLTLDLVINPDTYGLVDTAQIIAAQLAEIGVTINVVEKEAGIIRQQYATNEVGDIVITGTGGTQGDCGLVTSIAFSPEGRYSVWGDTQLEEMRIRCESCVNKDEQAGLYSQLQQMAKDQCPAIPLWQSYNVYAYNSALRGWEPHATSLTIMRDAYWAE, from the coding sequence ATGAAAAAGGCTCACGTCCCTGCGCGGATCGCCGCTACGCTCTTGTCATTCACACTTCTGGCCGGCTGCGGACCCGCCGCCACGCCCGGCGCCGCCGACCCCGCCAGCGCGCAGCCCGGCGCCCAGGGCGAGGCCCCCGGCGCGGCTAAAACCACGCTGACCATTGGCGAGCGCCAGGAGATCCAGGGCAGCATCCCCTATGATCTCGGAACGTCCACGACCTCCGCCTTTGAAAAAATTTACGACGCACTCACGGAGCGCGACGCCTCCGGCGCCGTAATCCCATCCGTGGCGAAATCCTGGGAGGCTGAAAGCGACACCGCATGGCTCTTCCACCTGGAGGAGGGGATTAAGTTTACCGACGGTGAGGAACTCAACGCCGACGCGGTTTGCTTCACCTGGGAGGTCCTCTCTACTTGGGATACCGGCTGGGGCAATATCAACGATCTGCTCACCGTAATCGACAGCATCGAGAAGGTGGACGATTACACCGTACGGGTGAACACCATTATCCCCTTCGGCAATCTGCCGCTGCGGATGACCATGTTCCGGGTGCTGCCCCCCGAGTACACCAAGGAGGTGGGGGTGGAGGGTCTCCGGGAGCAGCCGCTGGGCTCCGGACCCTATAAATACGTGGAATTCTCCCTGGGTGAGCACTACTCCTTCACGGCGAACCCTGACCACTGGCGCGGCGAACCCGCCATTAAGGATATTACCTATGTGCAGATCCCGGATGCCTCAGCCCGTATCATGGCATTGGAGGCCGGGGACGTGGATTTAATCAACGACGTGCCCATCAGCCAGATAGAACAGCTTGAATCCAAGCCCGGCATCACAGTGGCTGCGGTGCCCTCCACGTTCACCTATTTCGCCCAGTTTAACACCTATTTTAACGAGGCGCTCCAGGACGTGCGTGTGCGCCGGGCGCTGACCATGGCGGTGGACGTGGATCAGATTATCGATAAGGTATTCTTGGGCTATGCCAAGAAGGTGAACACTCCCATTTGCAGCCAGGCCTATGACTTTTATGACCCCTCTATCGAGCGGGAGCCCTATGATCCCGGAGCGGCGAAGGAACTGCTGGCGGAAGCCGGCTATGCCGACGGCCTGACCCTGGACCTGGTTATCAACCCCGACACCTATGGATTGGTAGACACGGCCCAGATTATAGCGGCCCAGTTGGCCGAGATCGGCGTGACCATTAACGTGGTGGAGAAGGAAGCCGGCATTATCCGGCAGCAGTATGCCACCAACGAGGTGGGCGACATCGTCATCACGGGCACAGGCGGAACCCAGGGCGACTGCGGCCTGGTGACAAGTATCGCATTTAGCCCCGAGGGGCGGTATTCGGTGTGGGGCGACACCCAACTGGAGGAGATGCGCATCCGCTGTGAGTCCTGTGTGAATAAAGACGAACAGGCCGGGCTGTACAGTCAGCTGCAGCAGATGGCGAAGGATCAGTGCCCCGCTATCCCCCTGTGGCAGTCCTACAACGTATACGCATACAATTCCGCACTCCGGGGCTGGGAGCCCCACGCCACCAGCCTGACCATCATGCGCGACGCTTACTGGGCCGAGTAA
- the appB_1 gene encoding glutathione ABC transporter permease, producing MFRYILKRLGQSIIVLLGVTLVVFVVMNLTGDPLDFILPPGTPPEVYDRYEKELGYDQPIAVQYGRFLINAVQGDFGESHYYKKPAMEVVLSRVPATLQLALTALGLSILVGIPLGVLAAIKRGTPLDASIRFVALLGQCVPIFWLGMVLMLVFSIMLRWLPTYGNGSLKHLILPAVALSAYSCASIARLVRSGMIDVLGQEYITVARAKGVRELAVIMKHAFKNSLSSVLTILGLQMASLLGGSLVTETVFSWPGLGRLLQQAVLNRDFTVVEAVVCLIACTFVLVNLLVDIFYAVINPRIKYQ from the coding sequence GTGTTTCGCTATATCTTAAAACGGCTCGGCCAATCGATTATCGTTCTTTTGGGCGTCACGCTGGTGGTCTTTGTAGTCATGAACCTGACGGGCGATCCGCTGGACTTCATCCTGCCGCCAGGCACACCGCCGGAGGTCTACGACCGGTACGAAAAGGAGCTGGGCTACGACCAGCCGATTGCCGTACAGTACGGCCGCTTCCTCATCAACGCGGTACAGGGGGATTTCGGCGAGTCCCACTACTATAAAAAGCCCGCCATGGAGGTGGTGCTCTCACGGGTGCCCGCCACCCTCCAGCTTGCCCTGACGGCGCTGGGACTGTCAATTCTGGTTGGAATCCCCCTGGGAGTGCTGGCGGCCATCAAGCGGGGAACGCCGCTGGATGCCTCCATCCGCTTTGTGGCCCTGCTGGGCCAGTGCGTGCCCATCTTCTGGCTGGGCATGGTGCTGATGCTGGTATTCAGTATTATGCTGAGGTGGCTTCCAACCTATGGAAACGGCTCGCTGAAGCATCTGATTCTCCCTGCGGTGGCGCTGTCGGCCTACTCCTGCGCCAGTATAGCGCGGCTGGTCCGCTCCGGCATGATCGATGTGCTGGGCCAGGAGTATATCACCGTAGCGCGGGCCAAGGGCGTACGTGAGCTGGCCGTTATCATGAAGCACGCCTTTAAAAACAGCCTGAGTTCCGTGCTCACCATTCTAGGGCTGCAGATGGCCTCGCTGCTGGGTGGCTCGCTGGTGACGGAGACCGTTTTCTCTTGGCCCGGGCTGGGCCGGCTGCTTCAGCAGGCGGTGCTTAACCGCGATTTCACGGTGGTGGAGGCGGTGGTCTGCCTCATCGCCTGCACCTTCGTGCTGGTGAACCTGCTGGTGGATATTTTCTATGCCGTTATCAATCCCCGCATCAAATATCAGTAG
- a CDS encoding peptide ABC transporter permease — protein MLAHLRKSASGVFGFVVILVFVLLGIFSDVISPYPPDKQALDQKLLPIACMEGGDRAHPLGTDQLGRDILSRLIYGSRVSILIALGGTALAGVIGFIMGAIAGYYGKIADTVIGRIMDINLAFPFILLGIFVVAILGAGVDKIILIAGITGWVRFARVVRGEILSIKEMEYVEAIRSLGGKDSRIIIRHILPNLVSPFTVIATLDLAKVILMEASLSYLGMGVPPQVPTWGRMLAESSNYLQSAAHLVILPGLTISLLVLGVNLFGDWLRDFMDPKLDTN, from the coding sequence ATGTTGGCGCATCTGCGCAAAAGTGCTTCCGGTGTGTTTGGCTTCGTGGTCATTCTCGTTTTCGTCCTCCTGGGGATTTTTTCCGACGTAATCAGCCCCTACCCTCCCGATAAGCAGGCGTTGGATCAAAAGCTGCTGCCCATCGCCTGTATGGAGGGCGGGGACAGGGCGCATCCGCTGGGGACCGACCAGCTGGGCCGGGATATTCTCTCCCGCCTAATTTACGGCAGCCGGGTTAGTATCCTGATCGCGCTGGGCGGCACCGCCCTTGCGGGCGTTATCGGGTTTATCATGGGGGCAATCGCAGGCTATTATGGGAAAATTGCGGACACGGTGATAGGCCGCATTATGGACATCAACCTGGCCTTCCCCTTTATCCTGCTGGGCATTTTCGTGGTCGCCATCCTGGGGGCCGGTGTGGATAAGATTATCCTGATAGCGGGCATCACGGGCTGGGTCCGCTTTGCCCGCGTAGTTCGGGGTGAGATCCTGTCCATCAAGGAGATGGAGTATGTGGAGGCTATTCGCTCACTTGGCGGGAAGGACAGCCGGATTATCATCAGGCACATCCTGCCCAACCTGGTCAGCCCCTTCACGGTAATCGCCACGCTGGATTTGGCCAAGGTCATTCTGATGGAGGCATCACTGAGCTACTTGGGTATGGGCGTGCCGCCCCAGGTGCCCACCTGGGGGCGTATGCTGGCCGAGAGCAGCAATTACCTGCAGTCGGCCGCCCATCTGGTCATCCTCCCGGGTCTCACCATCAGCCTGCTGGTGCTGGGCGTAAATCTGTTTGGTGACTGGCTGCGCGACTTTATGGATCCAAAGCTGGATACCAACTGA
- the oppD_1 gene encoding peptide ABC transporter ATP-binding protein: protein MEPAILSVRDLSIRFDTKYGTANAVDKVSFDILQNQKVGIVGESGCGKSIVCKSLLQLLPKTAHVSGTAMYGGRDIFAMSRKEMYGIRGKEISMIFQEPMTSLNPLYTIGNQLTETIRLHQRVSRAEAVERALEMLRLVNIPSPEQRLKQYPFEMSGGMRQRIMIAIALACNPHILIADEPTTALDVTIQAQILELINHLNRELETALILITHDLGVVAETVDTVIVMYAGHIVEHARVEELFEHPMHPYTKGLLEAMPKLDGERGELHTIPGTVPAIYEMPAGCRFQNRCPCKTEKCSAQCPPLFGTEGHQVKCWMYEER, encoded by the coding sequence ATGGAACCAGCTATTCTCTCCGTGCGGGACCTCTCCATCCGCTTTGACACCAAGTACGGCACGGCAAACGCTGTGGATAAGGTGAGCTTTGATATCCTCCAGAATCAGAAGGTGGGAATTGTGGGAGAGTCCGGCTGCGGTAAGAGCATCGTATGCAAGTCGCTGCTGCAGCTGCTCCCGAAGACCGCCCATGTCAGCGGGACGGCGATGTACGGAGGCAGGGACATCTTCGCCATGAGCCGGAAGGAAATGTACGGGATCCGGGGCAAGGAGATCTCGATGATTTTCCAGGAGCCTATGACATCTCTGAATCCCCTGTATACAATTGGAAACCAGCTCACCGAGACAATCCGGCTCCATCAGAGGGTAAGCAGGGCCGAGGCTGTGGAACGGGCGCTGGAGATGCTCCGCCTGGTGAACATCCCATCCCCGGAACAGCGGCTGAAGCAGTACCCCTTTGAAATGTCAGGTGGTATGCGCCAGCGGATTATGATTGCAATCGCCCTGGCCTGTAATCCACATATCCTAATAGCGGACGAGCCCACCACGGCGCTGGATGTGACCATCCAGGCCCAGATACTGGAACTGATTAACCACCTGAACCGGGAGCTGGAAACCGCCCTGATCCTGATTACCCATGATTTGGGCGTGGTGGCCGAGACGGTGGATACGGTCATCGTCATGTACGCCGGGCATATTGTGGAGCACGCCCGCGTGGAAGAGCTCTTTGAGCACCCGATGCACCCCTATACCAAGGGGCTGCTGGAGGCTATGCCGAAGCTGGATGGCGAGCGCGGTGAGCTGCACACCATCCCGGGCACGGTGCCGGCTATCTACGAGATGCCTGCGGGCTGCCGCTTTCAGAACCGCTGCCCCTGTAAAACGGAAAAATGCTCAGCCCAATGCCCCCCGCTGTTTGGAACAGAGGGCCACCAGGTGAAATGCTGGATGTACGAGGAGAGGTGA
- a CDS encoding ABC transporter ATP-binding protein has product MENQLPDREALLSVRGLKKYFSVKGSGLFEPDKKVKAVDDISFDLPAGKTLGLVGESGCGKSTLGRAVLRLIEPTGGSVFFEGQDVLGLGKEELRKMRRHFQIVFQDPYASLNPRMTIGEMVEEPFLIQHVAGKKEAAERAGALLETVGLRREFAGRHAHEFSGGQRQRISIARALALNPKLLVCDESVSALDVSVQAQIINMMMRLQRERHLAYLFISHDLRVVRHISDTIAVMYLGKVVEMADSEELFSHTMHPYSHSLLSAIPAADPHRKRERAILCGDVPSPVDPPSGCRFHTRCAQCQAICREQEPELRDNGGGHYCACHFAGQSGV; this is encoded by the coding sequence ATGGAGAACCAGCTCCCGGATCGGGAGGCTCTGCTTTCCGTACGCGGTTTAAAAAAGTATTTTTCAGTGAAAGGCAGCGGGCTCTTCGAGCCGGACAAAAAGGTTAAAGCGGTGGACGATATCAGCTTCGACCTGCCCGCCGGCAAGACGCTGGGCCTGGTGGGCGAGTCGGGCTGTGGGAAATCCACGCTGGGGCGCGCCGTCCTCCGTCTGATTGAGCCCACGGGGGGCAGCGTGTTCTTTGAGGGGCAGGATGTCCTCGGGCTGGGAAAAGAGGAACTGCGCAAAATGCGCCGCCATTTTCAGATCGTATTTCAGGACCCCTATGCCTCACTGAACCCGCGGATGACAATCGGCGAGATGGTGGAGGAGCCGTTCCTCATCCAGCATGTAGCGGGGAAAAAAGAGGCGGCGGAGCGGGCCGGCGCGCTGTTGGAGACGGTAGGGCTGCGGCGCGAGTTTGCCGGACGGCATGCCCACGAGTTTTCGGGCGGCCAGCGCCAGCGTATCAGCATCGCCCGGGCACTGGCGCTCAATCCCAAGCTGCTGGTCTGCGACGAGAGCGTATCGGCCCTGGACGTGTCGGTGCAGGCGCAGATCATCAATATGATGATGCGCCTGCAGCGGGAGCGGCATCTCGCCTACCTGTTCATATCCCATGATCTGCGGGTGGTACGCCACATTTCGGATACCATAGCGGTCATGTACCTGGGCAAGGTGGTGGAGATGGCGGACAGCGAGGAGCTCTTTTCGCACACCATGCATCCCTATTCACACTCGCTGCTCTCAGCCATTCCGGCCGCCGATCCGCACCGAAAACGGGAGCGGGCGATCCTGTGCGGGGACGTGCCCAGTCCGGTTGACCCTCCCAGCGGCTGCCGGTTCCATACCCGCTGCGCCCAGTGCCAGGCGATCTGCAGGGAGCAGGAGCCGGAGCTGCGCGACAATGGCGGCGGACACTATTGCGCCTGCCATTTTGCGGGACAGTCCGGCGTGTGA
- a CDS encoding 2,5-diketo-D-gluconic acid reductase produces the protein MNCIQDTYTLSNGVKIPCLGYGTWKIPDGEETVTAVAKAIELGYRHVDTARAYRNEAGVGRAVRECGLPRDQIFVTSKLHNSMHGYELAVEGFETCLKTMGLDYLDMYLIHWPVPKPHQEDWRQTLPQNWRMMEEMYRAGKIRAIGVCNCLPHHLEVIMEQAEIKPMVNQIELHPGYAQQETVDFCRRNGILVEGWGPMANGKALESAVVKGMAEKYGRSISQICLRWVLQKGFLPLSKTTTPSRMEENQRIFDFELSAQDMAALDAAPDVEDSGMYPDSIWF, from the coding sequence ATGAACTGTATTCAGGATACCTATACCCTCAGCAATGGCGTGAAGATCCCCTGCCTCGGCTACGGGACCTGGAAGATTCCAGACGGTGAGGAAACTGTCACCGCCGTGGCTAAGGCCATAGAGCTTGGCTACCGCCACGTGGATACCGCCCGGGCCTACCGCAACGAGGCCGGCGTGGGACGGGCGGTGCGCGAATGTGGGCTGCCCAGGGACCAGATTTTCGTCACCAGCAAGCTGCACAACTCCATGCACGGCTATGAGCTGGCGGTGGAGGGCTTTGAGACCTGCCTGAAGACAATGGGCCTTGACTATCTGGACATGTACCTCATCCACTGGCCGGTACCCAAGCCCCACCAGGAGGATTGGCGGCAGACGCTTCCTCAGAACTGGCGGATGATGGAGGAGATGTACAGGGCCGGGAAGATCCGCGCTATCGGCGTTTGTAACTGCCTGCCGCACCATTTGGAGGTCATCATGGAGCAGGCCGAGATCAAGCCCATGGTGAACCAAATCGAGCTGCACCCCGGCTATGCGCAGCAGGAGACGGTGGATTTCTGCCGTCGGAATGGAATCCTGGTGGAGGGCTGGGGTCCTATGGCCAACGGCAAAGCGCTGGAGAGCGCCGTCGTCAAGGGTATGGCGGAGAAGTACGGCCGCTCTATCTCCCAAATTTGCCTGCGCTGGGTCCTGCAAAAAGGCTTCCTGCCGCTGAGCAAGACAACCACGCCCTCCCGTATGGAGGAAAACCAGCGGATTTTTGACTTCGAGCTCTCCGCGCAGGATATGGCGGCGTTGGACGCGGCGCCCGACGTGGAGGACTCCGGCATGTACCCCGACTCCATCTGGTTTTAA
- a CDS encoding phosphoglucomutase yields the protein MEAGLFSLQNGSDVRGVALEIPGGRPVNLTAETAGRIAGGFAIWLSRKLGRPEAALTVGVGHDSRLTAGVLKQAVCRGLAARGTTCADCGLASTPAMFMGTVFPETGFDGAVMITASHLPRERNGLKFFTRAGGLDKPDVRAVLELADALPAPEGKACAAPCGLMGLYAASLRGKIAAGVGGERPLAGLRLVVDAGNGVGGFFVRDVLEPLGADCTGSQFLEPDGSFPNHAPNPEDKAAMDSLRAAVLANGADLGIIFDTDGDRMSAVLSDGREVNRDAIIAMMAAILAPDYPGSTIVTDSVTSDRLTAFLEGLGLTHRRFKRGYRNVINESVRLNAEGVCSPLAIETSGHGALRENYFLDDGAYMAVKLITAAAKAGARGEGLEGLIAALPPAGEAQERRIPIEGADTADYGALVLEAFRARAEARGLTLAQSCEGVRLTWPGEGWLLLRLSLHDPLLPLNVESLAPGGCRPLLDTARALLTGFDRLDLSALD from the coding sequence ATGGAAGCGGGACTTTTCTCCCTTCAAAACGGCAGCGACGTGCGGGGCGTGGCCCTGGAGATCCCCGGCGGCAGGCCGGTCAATCTGACGGCGGAGACCGCGGGTCGCATCGCGGGGGGCTTCGCGATCTGGCTCTCCCGCAAGCTGGGCAGGCCGGAGGCCGCGCTCACCGTGGGCGTGGGGCACGACTCCCGCCTCACCGCCGGGGTACTGAAGCAGGCGGTCTGCCGGGGCCTGGCCGCCCGGGGGACGACCTGCGCCGACTGCGGCCTGGCCTCCACCCCCGCCATGTTCATGGGCACCGTGTTCCCGGAGACAGGCTTTGACGGGGCCGTTATGATCACCGCCAGCCACCTGCCCCGGGAGCGCAACGGCCTGAAATTCTTCACCCGCGCGGGCGGGCTGGACAAGCCCGACGTGCGCGCGGTGCTGGAGCTGGCCGACGCCCTCCCCGCCCCGGAGGGGAAGGCCTGCGCCGCGCCCTGCGGCCTGATGGGCCTGTACGCCGCCTCCCTGCGGGGGAAAATCGCCGCCGGCGTGGGCGGGGAACGGCCCCTGGCGGGCCTGCGCCTGGTCGTGGACGCGGGCAACGGCGTGGGCGGCTTCTTCGTCCGGGACGTGCTGGAGCCCCTGGGGGCGGACTGCACCGGCAGCCAGTTCCTGGAGCCCGACGGCAGCTTCCCCAACCACGCCCCCAACCCGGAGGACAAGGCGGCCATGGACTCCCTGCGCGCCGCCGTGCTGGCCAACGGGGCCGACCTGGGGATTATCTTCGACACCGACGGGGACCGCATGTCCGCCGTCCTGTCCGATGGGCGGGAGGTCAACCGGGACGCCATCATCGCCATGATGGCCGCCATCCTGGCCCCCGACTACCCCGGCTCCACCATCGTCACGGACTCGGTGACCTCCGACCGGCTCACCGCCTTTCTGGAGGGCCTGGGCCTCACCCACCGCCGCTTCAAGCGGGGCTACCGGAACGTGATCAACGAATCCGTGCGCCTCAACGCCGAGGGGGTGTGCTCCCCCCTGGCCATCGAGACCTCGGGCCACGGGGCCCTGCGGGAGAACTATTTCCTGGACGACGGGGCCTATATGGCGGTCAAGCTGATCACCGCCGCGGCCAAGGCCGGGGCGCGGGGCGAGGGCCTGGAGGGGCTTATCGCCGCTCTGCCCCCTGCCGGGGAGGCCCAGGAGCGCCGCATCCCCATCGAGGGGGCCGATACGGCGGACTACGGCGCCCTGGTGCTGGAGGCCTTCCGGGCCCGGGCGGAGGCGCGGGGCCTCACCCTGGCCCAGAGCTGCGAGGGGGTGCGCCTGACCTGGCCGGGGGAGGGCTGGCTCCTGCTGCGCCTGAGCCTGCATGACCCCCTGCTCCCCCTGAACGTGGAGAGCCTGGCCCCCGGCGGCTGCCGTCCCCTGCTGGATACGGCCCGCGCGCTGCTCACCGGCTTCGACCGCCTGGATCTTTCCGCGCTGGACTGA